A window from Tenuifilum sp. 4138str encodes these proteins:
- a CDS encoding pyrimidine/purine nucleoside phosphorylase, which yields MFKTNEYFDGKVKSIAFETAEGRATVGVMAQGEYEFGTSTVEYMTVISGQMDVMLPGESTWKTYKEFETYIVPKDVKFKVRVNGDTAYRCLYK from the coding sequence ATGTTTAAAACCAATGAATACTTTGATGGCAAGGTTAAGTCAATAGCCTTTGAAACTGCCGAAGGCAGGGCAACTGTAGGGGTTATGGCTCAGGGTGAATACGAGTTTGGTACATCAACCGTGGAGTATATGACCGTTATTTCAGGTCAAATGGACGTTATGCTTCCCGGTGAGTCAACCTGGAAAACCTACAAGGAGTTTGAAACCTACATTGTTCCCAAGGATGTTAAGTTCAAGGTTCGCGTAAATGGCGATACCGCTTACCGTTGCCTTTACAAGTAA